In a genomic window of Helianthus annuus cultivar XRQ/B chromosome 10, HanXRQr2.0-SUNRISE, whole genome shotgun sequence:
- the LOC110885388 gene encoding transport and Golgi organization protein 2 homolog, with the protein MCISVLLWQAHPLYPLLLLANRDEYLDRETEPLKWWQGGKMLGGRDVTAGGTWLASSREGRVALVTNVREVKSISAAKSRGHLPVRFLQSNKSPMEFAEEVGNEADEYNGFNLLVADILSKNMVYVTNRLKGDSNYMATVSPGVHVLSNASLDTPWPKAQRLERAFKDLLDEYGVGEIPIIDMVDKLMGNTVKDDISMLPGIRSPEVEYELSSVFVNTVHAERPYGTRSMSALAVKVSGEVFFYEKHLENDLWKEQTQTYTIEKNDKCELVQCIHFTVSCFILNYMNNDV; encoded by the exons ATGTGTATATCAGTCTTACTATGGCAAGCTCATCCACTCTACCCGCTTCTTCTATTAGCCAATCGAGATGAATATCTTGACCG AGAGACGGAGCCGTTAAAGTGGTGGCAAGGAGGGAAGATGTTGGGTGGCAGAGATGTGACCGCTGGAGGAACGTGGTTAGCGTCTAGCCGAGAAGGAAGAGTGGCTTTGGTCACCAATGTTCGGGAGGTTAAGTCGATATCAGCTGCCAAGAGTAGGGGCCATCTCCCGGTTCGGTTTTTGCAG AGCAACAAAAGCCCGATGGAGTTTGCAGAAGAAGTTGGGAATGAAGCAGATGAATACAACGGGTTTAATTTACTAGTTGCTGATATTTTGTCCAAGAATATGGTTTATGTAACCAATAGACTGAAAGGAGACAGCAACTACATGGCTACAGTTTCACCTGGTGTCCATGTGCTATCAAATGCAAGTCTTGACACTCCTTGGCCTAAG GCTCAAAGATTGGAGCGTGCTTTTAAAGATCTTTTGGATGAATACGGTGTAGGTGAAATTCCCATTATTGACATGGTTGATAAGCTGATGGGAAACACTGTAAAAGATGACATCAGCATGCTTCCTGGTATCCGCTCTCCAGAGGTTGAATACGAGTTGAGTTCTGTATTTGTTAACACAGTACACGCAGAG AGACCTTATGGTACAAGAAGCATGTCTGCATTGGCTGTGAAAGTAAGTGGTGAAGTGTTCTTCTATGAAAAACATCTGGAAAATGATTTGTGGAAAGAGCAGACTCAAACTTATACGATTGAGAAAAATGACAAGTGTGAATTAGTACAATGTATACATTTTACTGTCAGTTGCTTCATCTTGAATTATATGAATAATGATGTATAG